A window of Peromyscus eremicus chromosome 7, PerEre_H2_v1, whole genome shotgun sequence contains these coding sequences:
- the Clk3 gene encoding dual specificity protein kinase CLK3 isoform X3, which produces MHHCKRYRSPEPDPYLSYRWKRRRSYSREHEGRLRYPSRREPPPRRSRSRSHDRLPYQRRYREHRDSDTYRCEERSPSFGEDCYGSSRSRHRRRSRERGPYRTRKHAHHCHKRRTRSCSSASSRSQQSSKRSSRSVEDDKEGHLVCRIGDWLQERYEIVGNLGEGTFGKVVECLDHARGKSQVALKIIRNVGKYREAARLEINVLKKIKEKDKENKFLCVLMSDWFNFHGHMCIAFELLGKNTFEFLKENNFQPYPLPHVRHMAYQLCHALRFLHENQLTHTDLKPENILFVNSEFETLYNEHKSCEEKSVKNTSIRVADFGSATFDHEHHTTIVATRHYRPPEVILELGWAQPCDVWSIGCILFEYYRGFTLFQTHENREHLVMMEKILGPIPSHMIHRTRKQKYFYKGGLVWDENSSDGRYVKENCKPLKSYMLQDSLEHVQLFDLMRRMLEFDPAQRITLAEALLHPFFAGLTPEERSFHSSRNPSR; this is translated from the exons ATGCATCACTGTAAGCGATACCGTTCCCCAGAGCCAGACCCATACCTGAGCTACCGCTGGAAGAGGAGGCGGTCTTACAGTCGGGAGCATGAAGGCCGACTACGATACCCATCCCGAAGGGAGCCTCCTCCAAGGAGATCACGGTCCAGAAG CCATGACCGCCTACCCTACCAGCGGAGATACCGGGAACACCGCGACAGCGATACATATCGGTGTGAAGAGCGGAGCCCATCCTTTGGAGAGGACTGCTATGGGTCTTCACGTTCTCGACACCGGAGACGGTCACGAGAGAGGGGGCCATACCGTACCCGCAAGCATGCCCACCACTGTCACAAACGCCGTACCAGGTCTTGTAGCAGCGCCTCCTCG AGAAGCCAACAGAGCAGTAAGCGCAGCAGCCGGAGTGTGGAAGATGACAAGGAGGGCCACCTGGTGTGCCGGATCGGCGATTGGCTCCAAGAGCGAT ATGAGATCGTGGGGAACTTGGGCGAAGGCACCTTTGGCAAGGTGGTGGAGTGCTTGGACCATGCCAG AGGGAAGTCACAGGTTGCCCTGAAGATCATCCGTAATGTGGGCAAGTACCGGGAGGCTGCCCGTCTAGAAATTAATGTTCTCAAGAAAATCAAGGAGAAGGACAAAGAGAATAAGTT CCTGTGTGTCCTGATGTCTGACTGGTTCAACTTCCATGGTCATATGTGCATCGCCTTTGAGCTCCTGGGCAAGAACACCTTTGAGTTCCTGAAGGAGAACAACTTCCAGCCTTACCCCCTACCACATGTCCGGCACATGGCCTACCAACTCTGCCATGCCCTTAGAT TTCTACATGAGAACCAGCTGACCCACACAGACTTGAAGCCAGAGAACATCTTGTTTGTGAATTCTGAGTTTGAAACCCTCTACAATGAGCACAAG AGCTGCGAGGAGAAGTCAGTGAAGAACACCAGCATCCGAGTGGCAGACTTTGGCAGTGCCACATTTGACCACGAACATCATACCACCATTGTGGCCACCCGTCACTATCGCCCACCTGAGGTGATCCTTG AGCTGGGCTGGGCACAGCCCTGTGATGTCTGGAGTATTGGCTGCATTCTCTTCGAGTACTACCGTGGCTTTACACTCTTCCAG ACCCATGAAAACAGAGAACACTTGGTTATGATGGAGAAGATCCTAGGGCCCATCCCATCCCACATGATCCACCGTACCAG GAAGCAGAAATATTTCTACAAAGGGGGCCTGGTTTGGGATGAGAACAGCTCTGATGGGCGGTATGTGAAGGAGAACTGCAAACCTCTGAAG AGTTACATGCTCCAGGACTCCCTGGAGCATGTTCAGCTGTTTGACCTGATGAGGAGGATGTTAGAGTTCGACCCTGCTCAGCGCATCACACTGGCAGAAGCCTTGCTGCATCCCTTCTTTGCTGGCCTGACCCCTGAGGAGCGGTCCTTCCACAGCAGCCGTAACCCCAGCAGATGA
- the Clk3 gene encoding dual specificity protein kinase CLK3 isoform X2 — MLGWELLESGPRQGGVGGLPASLLRALEKEERFARWQPQLAKWQMHHCKRYRSPEPDPYLSYRWKRRRSYSREHEGRLRYPSRREPPPRRSRSRSHDRLPYQRRYREHRDSDTYRCEERSPSFGEDCYGSSRSRHRRRSRERGPYRTRKHAHHCHKRRTRSCSSASSRSQQSSKRSSRSVEDDKEGHLVCRIGDWLQERYEIVGNLGEGTFGKVVECLDHARGKSQVALKIIRNVGKYREAARLEINVLKKIKEKDKENKFLCVLMSDWFNFHGHMCIAFELLGKNTFEFLKENNFQPYPLPHVRHMAYQLCHALRFLHENQLTHTDLKPENILFVNSEFETLYNEHKSCEEKSVKNTSIRVADFGSATFDHEHHTTIVATRHYRPPEVILELGWAQPCDVWSIGCILFEYYRGFTLFQTHENREHLVMMEKILGPIPSHMIHRTRKQKYFYKGGLVWDENSSDGRYVKENCKPLKSYMLQDSLEHVQLFDLMRRMLEFDPAQRITLAEALLHPFFAGLTPEERSFHSSRNPSR, encoded by the exons ATGCTTGGGTGGGAATTGCTTGAGTCTGGCCCCCGTCAAGGCGGAGTTGGCGGCCTTCCAGCTTCCCTCCTCCGTGCCCTTGAAAAGGAGGAGCGTTTTGCCCGGTGGCAGCCGCAGCTTGCGAAGTGGCAG ATGCATCACTGTAAGCGATACCGTTCCCCAGAGCCAGACCCATACCTGAGCTACCGCTGGAAGAGGAGGCGGTCTTACAGTCGGGAGCATGAAGGCCGACTACGATACCCATCCCGAAGGGAGCCTCCTCCAAGGAGATCACGGTCCAGAAG CCATGACCGCCTACCCTACCAGCGGAGATACCGGGAACACCGCGACAGCGATACATATCGGTGTGAAGAGCGGAGCCCATCCTTTGGAGAGGACTGCTATGGGTCTTCACGTTCTCGACACCGGAGACGGTCACGAGAGAGGGGGCCATACCGTACCCGCAAGCATGCCCACCACTGTCACAAACGCCGTACCAGGTCTTGTAGCAGCGCCTCCTCG AGAAGCCAACAGAGCAGTAAGCGCAGCAGCCGGAGTGTGGAAGATGACAAGGAGGGCCACCTGGTGTGCCGGATCGGCGATTGGCTCCAAGAGCGAT ATGAGATCGTGGGGAACTTGGGCGAAGGCACCTTTGGCAAGGTGGTGGAGTGCTTGGACCATGCCAG AGGGAAGTCACAGGTTGCCCTGAAGATCATCCGTAATGTGGGCAAGTACCGGGAGGCTGCCCGTCTAGAAATTAATGTTCTCAAGAAAATCAAGGAGAAGGACAAAGAGAATAAGTT CCTGTGTGTCCTGATGTCTGACTGGTTCAACTTCCATGGTCATATGTGCATCGCCTTTGAGCTCCTGGGCAAGAACACCTTTGAGTTCCTGAAGGAGAACAACTTCCAGCCTTACCCCCTACCACATGTCCGGCACATGGCCTACCAACTCTGCCATGCCCTTAGAT TTCTACATGAGAACCAGCTGACCCACACAGACTTGAAGCCAGAGAACATCTTGTTTGTGAATTCTGAGTTTGAAACCCTCTACAATGAGCACAAG AGCTGCGAGGAGAAGTCAGTGAAGAACACCAGCATCCGAGTGGCAGACTTTGGCAGTGCCACATTTGACCACGAACATCATACCACCATTGTGGCCACCCGTCACTATCGCCCACCTGAGGTGATCCTTG AGCTGGGCTGGGCACAGCCCTGTGATGTCTGGAGTATTGGCTGCATTCTCTTCGAGTACTACCGTGGCTTTACACTCTTCCAG ACCCATGAAAACAGAGAACACTTGGTTATGATGGAGAAGATCCTAGGGCCCATCCCATCCCACATGATCCACCGTACCAG GAAGCAGAAATATTTCTACAAAGGGGGCCTGGTTTGGGATGAGAACAGCTCTGATGGGCGGTATGTGAAGGAGAACTGCAAACCTCTGAAG AGTTACATGCTCCAGGACTCCCTGGAGCATGTTCAGCTGTTTGACCTGATGAGGAGGATGTTAGAGTTCGACCCTGCTCAGCGCATCACACTGGCAGAAGCCTTGCTGCATCCCTTCTTTGCTGGCCTGACCCCTGAGGAGCGGTCCTTCCACAGCAGCCGTAACCCCAGCAGATGA